The Flexibacter flexilis DSM 6793 DNA segment TGACAGTATTGAATTAATTTTTCATCGGTAATTGTTCCGTGAACGGAAGGGATAACAAATGCTGTACGGTTATCAGCATAAGATACCACAATGAAATCTTTTTTAACAATTAAATTTTCCATATTTTTTCGGGGGAAATGCCCGCACAGATGCACGGGCTTTGAGGTTTAATTATAAATATATTCTCCTGAAATACCATTAGCGCAATACCCACAAACACAGTTGTACAATTTTTCTTTTCCCCTCATAATTGTAGCGGGGGAATGTTCAAATACTCTACTGCAATTATCGCAATTAAACTCGCCATAATCTGCGCAAAATCTCGCCTGCATAAACCATAGAACTACCCTTATTTTTGATTCAAAATCACGTTGCCTTTTGGCTTTTTGAAGTGTTTTTGTTTCAGCAACCCAAATTGCACTTTGTTTTTCAAAATCAGTGCGTTGTCCGAATTTTTCGGAGTGAATAGAGGAATGTTTCCTTATTCGCAAATACAACAACCTTTGACATTTTGCATACTCATTAGCTCTTAATTCTGCGTATTTTTCAAAGTATTCAAACTTTCTTGCACGCCGTGCCTTTCCTGCGTAAAAATCATACATCTTGTTTGCTTTATCATAAGCATTAGATATATTATCATAAGTTGGAAGTATCATAAAATCAGAAATTTAAAGGTGAAACAGGTGTGATTTTTACAGCAATTGAATCGCATAAATACAATGGGCATTGCGACGATAAGAACGTATATGTTCGTACTTCTTTCAAATGATTATAAAAAGAAGAAATGTCCATTTTTTTGAGTGGCTTACAGCGTTTATGCCTTGTGTTTGCAGCCTGAATTTTGTCGTTTATGTACTCAAAAAACCGTTCAATATCATGCACAATATCTCCATCTAATGCTCGTAGAAAATCCGCAAATTCCTCCTCTAATTTGTTCTTTGATGCAAGACGACTATACTTAATTAAATACATCTTTTCGGGGTATATTGAAGACGGTGCGGGCTTTTCTCGGCGCAAAGTCAGTTTATCGCCTTCGGTTACGAACAAATCCGATGCGGCCAACGACTTGGCAAAATTGGTCAGGAGCTTGTGTAAAACGGCTTTTGTTTTTAGCTCCTTGCAATGCTGCATCAAATCGGTAGTAAGTACATGATAGTTGATAAACACGTGGCCATCAACGTATTTTTCAAGCAGGATTTGGCGCAACAAATCGCTGGTTACTTCCTTGCCTTCGTATGAATTGGCTTGTTTTTGCTGCAACTGCTGTTCCAACTCCTCAATCTTTCCCAGTGCGATTTGATACTCAAGCTGTGTAGGTCGCTGCTTGAGTTCGGCTATCTCTTCTTCCAACGCGCTCGGCTCTGGCTCTGCCTGCGGCGTGGGTGTGGCCGACTTCTTATGCAGACCACCCAACCCGAAACCTGCTTCGCGGACTGGCTGCGGAGTTTCAACCTTTTGCATCGGTACGTCGATGTAAAGCGTTGCTTGTTGTGGTACTTCTTCGGCGGTTACGTCCTCCACCAAAGAACATTGCTTTGGTGGTTTTCGTTTGTCCGCAATTGCGGACACCGATTTGGCTGTAACCTTTCGGCCTGTTACTTGAGCGGTGTCGGTGGCCTCTTGCCAAACCTCTGACCGATGCGCAGAACTGATGTTTGACAACTGCCTGTATTGAGCTTCATTTTGCGGTAAATCAGTAACGCCTGATTCGATGAGCTGCTCACGAACCTCTACGGCTGCGATGTACTGATAAGCCGTGCTGCGGCCAATGCCATGTTTTTCGGAGATGTATTCCTCAAAAGTGTTGTAGCCTTCTCGATACAGGCGTTTTTCCTGAATCTCTAATAGAGCTGCGCCAACTTCCAAAAAAGCCTGTTTGTTTTTCTCTATAACAGCCTCTAAGTCAAGAAGTCTGTTAGATTCTTGGGTTGATAATACGTTAGGCGTTGTCATAAGCAAGCGTGTCGAAGTTTATCACTTTGGTAGGGTTGGAGAGCTTCCAGTCTGCGTATTGCTCTTTGATAGAGGCTATCAGCAAGGCCAAAAATTCAATCTCGGCATTGGCTTGCTCTTGTGCTTGGACGTCTAAGTGAATCGTATTGACCCAATCAACTAATTCTTTTTCCCTCTGATTATTAAGCATTTTGATGAATGCCATCAAACTCTCATAGCCAAAACGTATAGTTCTTGTATCGTACAAAAAGAATAGCTTATTGTAGTTCGCATTCCAGAATCTGTACACCGTCCAGAAATTGGCATCGTATTCCTTTTTGGAGTTGTCTGTATAAGGGTTAATAAACAGGTTGTACAGAAATTCCCTGATGTATTTGGCCTCGCCCGAATTGAACTTAATCGGAATGGCGGGCATTTTGCGTGCTATTTCTACCATTGCGTTTCCTCCATTTCTTTGCGGCGCATTTCTTCGTATCGCAACTGGCCTAATTGTTCTTGATATTTTTCGTAGGTAAGTACGCCATCAGGTAGCTTGCTCATTCCTTTGAATAGCATTAACTCAAGTTTCATGTTTTCGCCCGATATGCTACCTTTCTTAGTGGTATTCAGTATTTTATTTGCACAGATAGAGGCGCGAAATACACGGTCTTTGTTTTTTTGCAAATGCTTTATAATCATTTCAAAGCCTTTGTACATCTCGAATTTAGTTACATCAAAAGCCAAAGACCTTTCAAATGAAGTATCAAAGGAATACATGGTATCAATGTGTTGATAACCAGTATTTTTATTATTGTATGGTCGGTATATTGTTACTACGAATAATGATTCGGTAGCCGACGGTTGTTCTAATTTTTGTGCCATAAATTTTTTGTTGAAATGTTTTGAAAATCAACCGAGACACGCTACATTTGTGATGTAGTTACACGGTCTTACGGTTTGACCCCCTACAGCGAAGTGAAAGATTTGAAGCTCATAGCCCCAAGCTATGGGCATTTTTCGTTTACAGGCCGCCCAGCCGCGCCGCGCCCCCCTGTGAAATTTTAAAATTGCCCCAATCTTTCAATTTGCCGAAAAAAACCGATTTTAAAATTTGGCTTTTAGTATTGTTGTTTTGTGCACAAGCCGAACTTATCCACAAATCCACGTCATTATAACAATATGTTTTAGAATTAAAACATATTTTGAATCTTAAAATTGTGGCGATTTTTTCGCCAAGTTCCTTTTGTAAAATATTGAAAATCAACATTTTGTAAAATAGTGTTCTAAGCGAATTTTCGGGGTTTTGAGGGCTGTCTGGAGCTACTTGCGGAGCTTGTGGACATTCGTTGTTGATAACTGGAGCAGGGCTTGAATTGCCACCAGAAGGAGTGTTATTGGGTGTACTGGCTGCGAACTCTTCAACGGCCTCCGTTACCTCTAAAAGCTCCTGAAAGGCATTCAGGTTAATGTTCCAAAGCGTATTGAAGTGCTGAAACTTCTTTCCAAATTGGGGCTTGTCTGGGTCAGGGGTTGGGTTTTCGGCAATGCTGATAAAACCAAGTTCAATCATGCGTCTGCGATAGGCTTGCGCGGCGTGTCGTTTGCTGCGTGCGAACTTGGCCAAGAGCGCAGAAGATAACTCTATCGGGTCTCCATAGGCCACTTTCCCTGCATTAACCAACTGAAAATAAGTTTTGATAACGGCTTTAATGGTGTGATGGAAATTAAGCCTAATTTTCTGTTTGAGTTCCTTACAACGCTGGTTAAACAGGTCGATGGATTCAAAAACATTGCGGTACGCTGTTTTAATTTGGTCAGGCGAAATGACGTACTTGGGTTGTGGAATGGTGGGGGTTTGCTTTAAACTACTCATATTATAACAAATAATAATTTATAACATTCAATAAATATTTAGAAAACGGGGCAACAGATTACCCCGTCATCGGGAGGGCGAAGGCTATTATCCTACCTTCATATTTCTAAGGTCGGCCAATGCTTCTTTGGCCTGCCGCATAATCGCGGCTAAGGAATTTTGTTTTTCCTTGTATGCCATCAACTCATCTAATTGAGCCTGAAATGGTCTCAACTCTTCGCGGAACTTGGCGCACAAGCTATCGTTATAGCTGTGCTTTTTAATCATCTCTTGCAAAAACGCGACTTTCTCGCGCAGATACAGTTCGTCGTTGCTCATCATATGCACCAGATGTTTTGCACAAAGTGAACGGGTCGCCCTGTGCGGCCGAAATGCTTTTTTACTTCTTCTTTTGTTGCCTTGTCCATATTTTTGGAACACACAAAAAGTTGATTATATTTGTGTCGCATTATCATAAAACATTAAAGTTTTTTAGCCCTGCACACGCTCCAACGTTGCAGGGCTTTTTTTGTGAATAATTAAACCATTGGCCGCTGAAAATCAGCATAAAGAACTTTTTACGATTTGGCCAAAATCGCGGTGGCAAAACACGGCGCAAACCTGCCCCGTGCTTTTAAACAACTAACGGTAAACCATTTAAACATCATTCTACCTACTCTCAAAGAACTGATTGCCACACGTTTGCGGCCTTGTAAATCGTGGTAGCAGTACCACCACAATTTGATTAGCGAATAAACATTTAACTTAAATCAATTCTTCAGCGCGGAAACAGCAGATTACAGTAAGTTGTGTTACGCTGAATTGCAACCGTAGCAGGAATCGAACCTGCATCTTACATTGCTGTACGCTCTAAGCCATACTTTTTAAGCTATACGGTTTCCGTTGGTGGCACTACCGACCACCGTCTTCGGGTAATGGTAAAGAAAGTGCGGACTTTTACCGCTTGGTGCAGGCATACTTTTGAACGTTAGCGTCTTAGACCTCTCTGTTGGGTATGTTGTTCCTGCCATGCAGTTCCGTTCAAAACATTAATTGTCCCTCATGGGCTTTCTTTGTTGCATGGGCGGGACTCGAACCCGCGACCTTTGGGTTATGAGCCCAACGAGCTGCCAACTGCTCTACCACGCTTGAATTATTTTTTTATATTCTCGTACAGGTGAATATTATCTTCTATATAGTTTGCTTCAACAACAACAAACTCCGACCTGCCATTTAGTTTTTGGCGAAATGACGCAGATGTAACATATCCAAACTCTTTATTAAACGCTTTTATAAATAACTCTTTGCCTTTAGGCGAAAGCGTTTGATACTTCGATTTTATATCTGTTAAAGTTAATGGCATAACACACTTTTTGTTTAATGTAAAACACTCAGAATAAATGTATTTTTTCGATTTGGCACTGTATTTGTTACTAAATAACTTATATTTGCGTAACGGTTACGTGTTTGTATCGTTTTCGTTTACAAAGATTACAGTATTACTTATAAAAAACAAGTTTTTACATTAAACTTTTTACATAAATTATGGGAAAAGCTAATATTTCACATAGAATCAGTGAGTTAAGGGCAAAAAAGAGGGCAAAACAAAAAGATGTTGCCGCTTATTTAGGTGTCTCTACCTCCGCAATATCAGAATATGAATCTGGTCGTGCAAACCCTACACTGGAAAAACTTATCCTGTTAAGCCAATATTTTGGTGTAAGTCTTGATTATTTGCAGGGAGACAATCAAGAAATCACAGAGATTACAGAAGTTACAGAAAAAATATATGAATCTCCCAAAAATCAATTATTGGAGGAGTTGAGGGCTATAAATGAAAAGCTAACCGAGCAGGCTCAGATATTCATGCAGGAAATAACCTTCTTACGTAAAGCATTAGAAGCAAAAGACCATCAAATTGAGTCTAAGGACAAGCAGATAGAGCAGCTCATGGGAAAGTATTCGGTAAGTAAAGTGCCTCATGGTTTGCAATTTATTTTGGTGAGAAATAACTCATAAAAAAATTTGCTTGCTATCTTTACTTGCTAAGTATTAGCTATACGCAATACAGAGGCTTGAATATCAACCAATTGCAAATAATATTTGTTTGTGGCCTGAAAACAAAGACATTGTTTTTCGGTAAGGACAATTTTGTTTGCCTCTTAACAAAGATAAAAATGTATTACAATTCAATCATCGAAACGATTGGCAATACGCCATTAGTCAAACTCAACAAAGTAACAGACGGCATTAAAGGCACGGTGCTTGCCAAAGTAGAATATTTCAACCCTGGTAACTCGGTAAAAGACCGTATGGCCATCAAAATGATTGAAGATGCCGAAAAAGCAGGCATTCTCAGCAAAGGTGGTACGATTATCGAAGGTACTTCGGGCAATACGGGCATGGGCTTGGCCTTAGCGGCAACTGCCAAAGGCTACAAATGTATTTTCACGATGGCCGACAAGCAGTCCAAAGAGAAAATGGACATTTTGCGTGCCGTAGGTGCTGAAGTTGTGGTTTGCCCAACCAACGTTACCCCCGACGACCCTCGCTCTTACTATTCGGTAGCGCGCAAACTCAACGCCGAAATCCCTAATTCTTTTTACCCCAACCAATACGATAATCTTTCGAACACGGCGGCGCATTACGAAACCACTGGCCCAGAAATTTGGGAACAAACCGAAGGTAAAATCACGCATTACGCTTGCGGCGTGGGTACGGGTGGCACCATGTGCGGAACAGCCAAATTTTTGAAAGAACAAAACCCGAACGTCAAAACCGTAGGCATTGACACTTACGGTTCGGTGTTTAAGAAATATAAAGAAACTGGCGTTTTTGACGAAAACGAAATTTATCCGTATCTGACTGAAGGCATTGGCGAAGACATTTTGCCTAAAAACGTGGACTTTAGTTTGATAGATGAGTTCGTAAAAGTAACAGACAAGGATGCAGCTCTGATGGCGCGTCGTTTGTCGAAAGAAGAAGGCTTGTTTGTGGGTTGGTCGTGTGGTTCTGCCGTGCATGGCGCGTTGGAGTATGCTCGCAAAAACCTCAAAGAAGGCGATGTGATGGTTATTATTCTTCCAGACCACGGCACACGCTATTTGGGCAAAATCTACAATGATTCTTGGATGAAAGACCACGGCTTTGTGGAAACACGCCAATACGCAACGGCTCGCGACATCGTGGCGGCGCGTAACGGTTCGGCTAGCTTGGTAACAGTGGACAAAAATGCAACGGTTGCTTCTGTGATTCAGAAACTTACGCAAGAAGGCATTTCGCAAATCCCTGTAACCGATGGCGAAAATTTCGTGGGTAGCCTTTCGGACAGCAAAGTATTGAGCCGCCTAATCGAAAACCCAAGTCTTAAAACCAGTTCTGTAAGCGAGCTAATGGACAAACCCTTTACGTTCGTGGGCTTGGATAACACCATCGACGTGTTGTCGTCGTTGATTACGCGCGAAAACCCTGCCCTATTGGTGCGCGACGAAAACAACCAAGTGCAAATCATTACGCAAGCCGACTTGTTGGCGACCATTGCCAAATAATTTGTAGTAAAATCTGATAAACCAAAAGCGCAAGGCCTCCATCACGGAAGCCTTGCGCTTTTTATGTTGGCCAAAATACCTTATCCGCTATACTTTTGTTAATGTAAAACCGCACAACTTAGATTTTTTCGTGTAATACTTTATCTTAAATTCTGAAAATCTCATTTAAATATCAAGACTTTTGATTTACCTTGCAGCCGTCGTATGATTTTTGGTTGTGCGATGTTATGTATTGATTTTCAATAGATTAAAACAGATTTAAACCATGGTAGCACGCCCTTTCAACTTGCTTGGCTGGATAGAAGACAACAGACATTTGTTGCGCCCACCCGTTGGCAATCAGGTAATGTATAAAGCCAACGAAGATTTTATCGTGATGGTGGTCGGTGGCCCCAACTCGCGCCGCGACTATCACTACAACGAAGGCGAAGAGATTTTTTATCAGATAGAAGGCGACATCGAACTGAAAATTATAGAAGATGGCCGCCCCGTGAGTATTCCTATCCGTCAGGGCGAAATTTTCTTGTTGCCGCCACGCGTGCCGCATTCGCCGCGCCGTCCTGCCAATACGGTTGGGCTTGTGATTGAGCGTTATCGTGCTGAAAAAGAGCAAGATGGCT contains these protein-coding regions:
- a CDS encoding helix-turn-helix domain-containing protein, which gives rise to MGKANISHRISELRAKKRAKQKDVAAYLGVSTSAISEYESGRANPTLEKLILLSQYFGVSLDYLQGDNQEITEITEVTEKIYESPKNQLLEELRAINEKLTEQAQIFMQEITFLRKALEAKDHQIESKDKQIEQLMGKYSVSKVPHGLQFILVRNNS
- a CDS encoding cystathionine beta-synthase; protein product: MYYNSIIETIGNTPLVKLNKVTDGIKGTVLAKVEYFNPGNSVKDRMAIKMIEDAEKAGILSKGGTIIEGTSGNTGMGLALAATAKGYKCIFTMADKQSKEKMDILRAVGAEVVVCPTNVTPDDPRSYYSVARKLNAEIPNSFYPNQYDNLSNTAAHYETTGPEIWEQTEGKITHYACGVGTGGTMCGTAKFLKEQNPNVKTVGIDTYGSVFKKYKETGVFDENEIYPYLTEGIGEDILPKNVDFSLIDEFVKVTDKDAALMARRLSKEEGLFVGWSCGSAVHGALEYARKNLKEGDVMVIILPDHGTRYLGKIYNDSWMKDHGFVETRQYATARDIVAARNGSASLVTVDKNATVASVIQKLTQEGISQIPVTDGENFVGSLSDSKVLSRLIENPSLKTSSVSELMDKPFTFVGLDNTIDVLSSLITRENPALLVRDENNQVQIITQADLLATIAK
- a CDS encoding 3-hydroxyanthranilate 3,4-dioxygenase; translated protein: MVARPFNLLGWIEDNRHLLRPPVGNQVMYKANEDFIVMVVGGPNSRRDYHYNEGEEIFYQIEGDIELKIIEDGRPVSIPIRQGEIFLLPPRVPHSPRRPANTVGLVIERYRAEKEQDGFLWYCENCGEKLYEEYAHVSDIVAQLPPIMNRFFENTEHCTCKKCGTVMQRPS